Proteins encoded by one window of Cylindrospermum stagnale PCC 7417:
- a CDS encoding AAA family ATPase, giving the protein MDNANPETPPLSGREIYQKICHNIQKVMKGQSAAIRKLLSAFASGGHVLLEDYPGTGKTTLAKALAFSVDVTFKRIQFTPDLLPSDILGVSMLDPNARTFHFHEGPIFAHIVLADEINRASPRTQSGLLEAMAEFQVSIDGNLRKLKDPFFVIATQNPVESRGTYPLPEAQMDRFALQFSLGYISPEDEINLLSDQIEKHPIDTIQPCVDLQQIITLKQQVKQIRISEELKRYLVDIVNATRSAEGVQLGASPRASITLMKISQALALFDGYEFVTPEHIQELAVSVIAHRLVMEPQARFSGRTAESVIEDILKSVPVPT; this is encoded by the coding sequence ATGGATAATGCCAACCCAGAAACCCCTCCCTTATCCGGCAGAGAAATTTATCAAAAAATTTGTCACAACATTCAAAAAGTGATGAAAGGGCAATCAGCAGCCATTAGGAAGTTGCTGTCAGCCTTTGCTAGTGGTGGTCACGTCTTACTAGAAGACTATCCCGGAACCGGTAAAACAACCTTAGCCAAAGCCCTAGCATTCTCTGTAGATGTCACATTCAAGCGGATTCAATTTACACCAGATTTGTTGCCGTCGGACATCTTGGGCGTTTCCATGCTAGACCCCAATGCACGCACCTTTCATTTCCATGAAGGGCCGATATTTGCTCATATCGTCCTAGCTGACGAAATTAACCGCGCTTCACCCCGCACCCAGTCTGGCTTACTAGAAGCAATGGCAGAGTTTCAAGTCAGTATTGACGGGAACTTGCGAAAACTCAAAGACCCCTTCTTTGTAATCGCTACACAAAACCCAGTAGAATCCCGTGGTACTTACCCCCTACCAGAAGCTCAAATGGATAGATTTGCGCTTCAATTTAGCCTAGGCTACATATCCCCAGAAGACGAAATTAACCTGCTCTCAGACCAAATCGAGAAACATCCAATTGATACCATTCAACCATGCGTTGACTTACAACAAATAATCACCTTAAAACAGCAAGTCAAGCAAATCAGAATTAGTGAAGAATTGAAACGCTACCTTGTAGATATTGTTAATGCTACTCGTTCAGCCGAAGGTGTGCAATTAGGAGCTAGTCCCAGAGCTTCTATTACTTTAATGAAAATTTCTCAAGCTTTGGCTTTGTTTGATGGTTATGAATTTGTCACCCCAGAACACATCCAAGAACTAGCGGTATCAGTCATAGCTCATCGTTTAGTTATGGAACCTCAAGCGCGTTTCTCTGGAAGAACTGCTGAAAGCGTTATTGAAGATATTCTCAAATCTGTGCCAGTTCCTACCTAA
- a CDS encoding HNH endonuclease — translation MCGKEFETPIIKPKACKKFIADFGNTFIAAEKAVKIEELRQACPKYNGQSSINCIDLQQIKGMLLKNAPEVAKLLNLSEDFDYLEDFDYLKDHDAEKDHISEYVPTKEDSRQIVFRQIKERRGQSPFRNALRQRYGDQCMISGCNLLDILEAAHISPYRGADDNHPDNGLLLKADLHTLFDLDLLGIHPESLEVELHPKIIASSYQEFEGKKLRFIELKPSMFALEVRWRLFCRQKSQR, via the coding sequence ATGTGTGGTAAAGAATTTGAGACACCTATTATTAAGCCTAAAGCTTGCAAAAAATTCATTGCTGATTTTGGCAATACATTTATAGCAGCAGAAAAAGCAGTCAAGATTGAGGAGCTACGACAAGCCTGTCCAAAATATAACGGACAGTCGTCAATTAACTGCATTGATTTACAGCAAATTAAAGGAATGTTACTCAAAAATGCGCCCGAAGTCGCTAAACTGCTTAATTTAAGCGAAGATTTTGATTATCTGGAAGATTTTGATTATCTCAAAGATCATGATGCAGAAAAGGATCATATCTCTGAATATGTTCCCACAAAAGAAGATAGTCGGCAAATAGTATTCAGACAAATCAAAGAACGTCGTGGACAATCGCCATTTAGAAATGCGTTGCGTCAACGCTACGGCGACCAATGTATGATTAGTGGTTGTAACCTACTTGATATTTTGGAAGCTGCTCATATCTCACCATATCGCGGTGCTGATGATAATCATCCAGATAATGGGTTACTCCTAAAAGCAGATTTACATACTTTATTTGATCTCGATTTATTGGGTATTCACCCAGAGTCTTTAGAGGTTGAATTACATCCTAAAATTATTGCTAGTAGCTATCAAGAATTTGAAGGTAAAAAGCTGAGATTTATTGAATTAAAACCCAGTATGTTTGCACTTGAGGTAAGATGGAGATTATTCTGTAGACAAAAAAGTCAAAGATGA